DNA from Streptomyces sp. NBC_01476:
TCGTGCCGTCGACCGAGTCGACCACGCAGCCCTGGTGGGTGCAGACCGCGCTGAACGCCTTGAAGGTGCCCTGCTGCGGCTGGGCGACCACGACCTTGTCGTCCCGGTAGAGCTTGGCTCCGCCCACCGGAACGTCGCTGGAGGCGCCGAGGTCCACCGGCTTGGTCGGCAGGTCGGAGCTGGTCTTGCCGCACGCGGCCAGCCCCAGCCCCGCGGCGCCGGCGGCGCCCGCCCCGGCGGCGCCCCGCAGGACGGTACGGCGCCCCAGGGGCGGCGGTGCGGCGGTCTCGGCGGGCGGTTCGGCGGACATGGTGTGCTCCAGTGGTGCGGTACGTGGGGCCGGCGCGGCTGGCCGTCCTGTGGCGCCTTTGACCTTAATCGCCGCCCCTGTCCGTCCCCTGAGAGGCCGCCCACCCGGGGATGGGCGGCCCACAGGCGACAGGCCCGCTACGCCTTACTGGCCGCGCGCTTGCGGGCCGGTGCGGCCCGCTTGGCCGCCGCCCGTTTCCGGGGCGCCGGCACGGTGGCGTCGCTGACCGCCTCCGGGCTGAGGATGTCCCGCAGGAACTTCCCGGTGTGGCTGGCCGGGACGCCGGCGATCTGCTCCGGAGTGCCCTCGGCGACCAGCAGACCGCCGCCGTTGCCACCCTCGGGGCCCATGTCGATCACCCAGTCCGCGGTCTTGATGACGTCCAGGTTGTGCTCGATGACGATCACCGTGTTGCCCTTGTCGACCAGTCCGGAGAGCACCTTGATCAGCTTGCTGATGTCCTCGAAGTGCAGTCCGGTGGTGGGCTCGTCCAGGACGTAGACGGTCCGGCCGGTGGAGCGCTTCTGCAGCTCGGAGGCGAGCTTGACGCGCTGCGCCTCGCCGCCGGAGAGGGTCGGCGCGGACTGGCCGAGCCGGACGTACCCCAGACCGACCTCGTTGAGCGTGCGCAGGTGCCGCGAGATGTTGGGCACCGCCTCGAAGAAGTCCAGCGCCTCCTCGATCGGCATGTCCAGCACCTCGGCGATGGACTTGCCCTTGTAGTGCACCTCCAGGGTCTCCCGGTTGTACCGGGCGCCGTGGCACACCTCGCACGGGACGTAGACGTCCGGCAGGAAGTTCATCTCGATCTTGATGGTGCCGTCGCCCGCGCAGTTCTCGCAGCGGCCGCCCTTGACGTTGAAGGAGAAGCGCCCCGGCAGATAGCCGCGGACCTTCGCCTCCATGGTCTCGGCGAAGAGCTTGCGGACGTTGTCGAAGACGCCGGTGTACGTGGCCGGGTTGGAGCGCGGGGTGCGGCCGATCGGCGACTGGTCGACGTGCACCACCTTGTCCACCAGGTCGTCGCCGTCCACCCGGGTGTGCCGGCCGGGCACGCTCCTGGCGCCGTTCAGCTCCCGGGCCAGGTGGGTGTAGAGGATGTCGTTGACCAGCGTGGACTTGCCGGAACCGGAGACGCCGGTGACCGCGGTGAGCACCCCCAGCGGGAAGGACACGTCGATGTCCTGCAGGTTGTGCTCGCGGGCGCCGTGCACGGTCAGCTGCCGGCTGCGGTCCAGCGGCCGCCGCGCCTCGGGGGTGGGGATGGACCGCTTGCCGGACAGATACTGCCCGGTGAGCGACTCGTCGTTCTCCAGCAGCTCCTTGAGCGAGCCGGAGTGCACCACCTTGCCGCCGTGCTCACCGGCACCGGGGCCGATGTCGACCACCCAGTCGGCGGTCTTGATGGTGTCCTCGTCGTGCTCGACCACGATCAGGGTGTTGCCGAGGTCGCGGAGCCGGACCAGGGTCTCGATCAGCCGGTGGTTGTCCCGCTGGTGGAGGCCGATGGACGGCTCGTCCAGGACGTAGAGCACACCGACCAGGCCGGAGCCGATCTGGGTGGCGAGCCGGATCCGCTGGGCCTCACCGCCGGACAGGGTGCCCGCGGCGCGGTTCAGCGAGAGGTAGTCCAGGCCGACGTCGACCAGGAACCTCAGCCGCTCGTTGACCTCCTTGAGGACCCGCTCGGCGATCTTCTTGTCCCGGGCGTTGAGCTTCATCGCGCCCAGGAACTCGGCGCAGTCGGTGATCGACATCGCCGAGATGTCGGCGATCGACCGGTCCTGCACGGTGACGGCGAGCACCAGCGGCTTCAGCCGGGCGCCCTTGCAGGTCGGGCAGGGCACCTCCCGCATGTACCCCTCGAAGCGCTCCCGGCTGGAGTCGCTCTCGGAGTCCTGGTGGCGGCGCTTGACGAACGGGATGGCGCCCTCGAACTGGGCGTTGTACGCCCGCTCCCGGCCGTACCGGGTCTTGTAGGCGATGCGGACCTCGGACTTGTGGCCGTGGAGCAGTGCCTTGCGGGCCCGTGCGGGCAGCCCGGCGAACGGGATGTCGGTGCGGAAACCCAGCTCCTGGGCGAGGCCCTTGACCAGCCGGTCGAAGTAGCTCTTGGTCATGCCGCCGGTCCAGGGCGCGATGGCCCCCTCGTCCAGCGACTTCTGGTCGTCCGGGACGATCAGCTCCGGGTCGACCTCCATCCGGGAGCCGATGCCGGTGCAGTCCGGGCAGGCGCCGAAGGGCGAGTTGAAGGAGAAGGAGCGCGGCTCCAGTTCCTCGAAGGACAGGTCGTCGTACGGGCAGTACAGGTGCTCGGAGAACATCCGCTCGCGCTGCGGGTCGTCCTCGGGCAGGTCGACGAAGTCCAGGATCACCATGCCGCCGGACAGGCCGAGCGCGGTCTCCACCGAGTCGGTGAGGCGGCGCTTGGCGGAGCTCTTCACGGTGAGGCGGTCGATGACCACCTCGATGGTGTGCTTCTCCTGCTTCTTGAGCTTGGGCGGGTCGGTGAGCTGGACGGTGACGCCGTCCACCCGGGCCCGGCTGTACCCCTTGGTCTGCAGGTCGCCGAAGAGGTCGACGAACTCTCCCTTGCGCTCGCGCACCAGCGGCGAGAGCACCTGGAAGCGGCTGCCCTCCTCCAGCTCCAGCACCTTGTCCACGATCGCCTGCGGCGACTGCCGGGCGATGGGGCGCCCGCACTCGGGGCAGTGCGGCTTCCCGATCCGGGCGAAGAGCAGCCGCAGATAGTCGTAGACCTCGGTGATGGTGCCGACCGTCGAGCGCGGGTTGCGCGAGGTGGACTTCTGGTCGATCGAGACGGCCGGTGACAGGCCCTCGATGAAGTCGACGTCGGGCTTGTCCATCTGGCCGAGGAACTGCCGCGCGTAGGAGGAGAGCGACTCTACGTAGCGACGCTGACCCTCGGCGAAGATCGTGTCGAAGGCAAGCGAGGACTTGCCGGAACCGGACAGGCCGGTGAACACGATGAGCGAGTCCCGCGGCAGGTCAAGCGAGACATTCCGCAGATTGTGCTCGCGAGCGCCGCGGATGGTGAGTCGATCGGCCACGCCAGTGCGCACCTTTCATAGAGGGGGATCAAGACTTCGGCACCCCCCACTGAGCCTCAACGGGGTGCGCCCGGCATTTCTTCCACTTGCCCTGTCGGACAGCTTTGCCTCCCGGACAGCTTCGCCTGTGGGACAAGCGGTCGGGGCTGCTCGGCAACACATCGAGCGTATAGCACGTGCTTTCGATTTACGGACGCACGCCGCCACGTTCACCCGATAGTGTGCTGCGCCGCTACGCTGACGCCATGGTGTACACGGGACAGGTCACGGTGGGCGGCGCGCCCGACGTGCACGAACTGAAGGACCTGATCATCAGCAAGGTGGCGGTCGGTCCGATGAGCAACAACGCGTATGTACTGCGCTGCCGGGCCACCGGAGAGCAGCTGCTGATCGACGCGGCGAACGAGCCGGAGACCCTGCTGGAGGTCATCGGCCCGGACGGCATCGGCGCCGTCGTCACCACCCACCAGCACGGCGACCACTGGCAGGCCCTGCGCGCGGTGGTGGACGCCACCGGTGCCCGCACCTACGCCGGCCGCGACGACGCCCCCGGCATCCCCGTGCCCACCACCGACCCGGTGGACGACGGCGACACCATCTCCTTCGGCGAGGTCCGGCTCACCGCCCGCCACCTGGTCGGCCACACCCCGGGCAGCATCGCGCTGATCTACGACGACCCGCACGGCCACCCGCACGTCTTCACCGGCGACTGCCTCTTCCCCGGCGGCGTCGGCAACACCCACGACGACCCCGCCGCCTTCGCCTCGCTCCTCGGCGATGTCACCGCGAAGCTCTTCGACGTCCTGCCGGACGAGAGCTGGGTCTACCCCGGCCACGGCAACGACACCACCCTCGGCGACGAGCGCCCGCACCTCGCGCAGTGGCGCGAGCGCGGCTGGTAGCCGGCCGCCCGCGCCGGGCCGGGCGTCGTACGAGAGGTGCATGGCTGGACCCTACGCCGCATCCACTGACAGCCTGTGTCAGTGAAGTCCAGTCGGCTGCTCTCGATCCTGCTGCTGCTCCAGACCCGGGGCCGGATGACCGCCGCCCAGCTCGCGGCGGAGCTCGAAGTCTCCGAGCGGACGGTCTACCGGGACGTGGAGGCGCTGCACGTCTCCGGTGTGCCCCTCTACGGTGACGCCGGCCACCGCGGCGGCTACCAGCTGCTCGCCGGCTACCGCACCCGGCTGACCGGACTGACCCCCGACGAGGCCGAGGCGCTGTTCCTGTCCGGGGTGCCAGGCCCTGCCGCGGAGCTGGGCCTGGGCCGCGCGCTGGCCGCCGCCCAGCTGAAGGTGCGGGCCGCGCTGCCGCCCGAGCTGCGCGAACAGGCGGACCGGATCCGCTCCCGCTTCCACCTGGACGCCCCCGGCTGGTTCGCCGTGGACGAGGAGGTGCCCTACCTCGGGCAGGTCGCGGACGCGGTCTGGCACAACAGGGTGCTCGACGTCCGCTACCGCCGCTGGAAGGAACCCACCGACGTGGAGCGCCGGCTGGAGCCGTACGGCCTGGTGCTCAAGGCGGGCCGGTGGTACACCGTCGCCGCCGGTGAGACCGGGCTGCGGACGTACCGGGTGGACCGGATCCTCGCACTCACCGTCCGCGACGAGACGTTCGAGCCGCCCGCCGGCTTCGACCTGGCGGCGCACTGGCACCGCCGGCAGGCCGACTTCCTCGCCCAGCTGGGCCGCTTCGAGGCCGAGGTGCGCCTCACCCCGCAGGCCGCCGCCAGGCTGGGCGGCCCGGCCGGGCGGGCGCTTGCCGCCACCGCGGTCCCGGACACCGACGGCCTGCTGCGCCTGACGCTCCCGGTCGAGTCACTGGAGCAGGCCGAGTCCGACATCCTCGCCCTGGGCACCTCCGTCGAGGTCCTCGGCCCGCCCGAGCTGCGCGCCCGCCTGGCCGCCACCACCCGCGCGCTGGCGGAGCGCTATCGGTGACCGGTCAGCTCTCCCCGCGCATGCGCATGCCGACCTCGCCCTGGTCGGTCTCCCACCAGGGGCGGGTCATCTCGGGAACGGCAGCGGCGGCGGCCGTCGCGGCGGCGGATGTGGATGACGGGGCCGAAGACGCCGAAGAGGCGGGCGCGGCCACGCCGGCGGGGGCGGGCGGCGCCTGAGCCGCCGCCTCGCGGTCGAGACGGGCGTCCAGCGCCGCGGTCTTCTCGCGTTCGGCCCGCCACCACTCGAAGAAGACGGCCAGCACGAACGGGAGCGAGACCAGTTCGGCGAGGGTGATCATGAGGCCGCCGCCGAGCATCTGGTCGTGCTGGACGGACGGACCCCAGGTACGCGGGTGGGTGGTGTACCAGTGCCCGGCCACCAGGGTGCCGCTGGTCATCACCACGATGCCGGGCACGGAGTCGAAGAGGCCGTCGAAGAAGACCAGCGCGGCTCGTACCGGGTGGCTGCACCAGCGGGGCAGCAATTCCTGGCGGCTGAGCATCGGCAGGACGAACAGGCAGCCGGTGAGCAGCAGTTGAAGGTGCATCAGCTGCCGGATCCCGGGGTTGCCCAGCGCGTGGGAGAAGTACGGGGTGAAGTAGATGGTCAGCTCGGAGATCAGCACCAGCACCGAGCTGACCAGCGGATAGGTGAGCACGCGGGCCGGTGTGGAGGCGAAGGCGCGGCGCAGCCGGCCGGCCGGCGAGGCGAGCGCCAGCGGGTCGCCGAGCGCCAGGCCGAGCGGCGCGAACAGGTCGAGCAGGATGTTCTGCACGGCGGCCGGCCAGAAGAGCACCTGGTCGTAGACCGCAAGCGCGGACATCGTGGCGATCACCAGGGTGCCGAGGCCGAGGACGTAGAAGGCCAGCACCCGCCACAGCGGCCACCGCTCCCCCGCGCGCAGCCGGCGGCGCACCCCGTAGGCGTAGGCCGCCCCGAGGAGCAGCACGGCGGCGAGCGCGAATCCGTCGACCTGCCAGGAGGCGAAGAACCGGGAGCCGGTCAGCTCGGGGAGAGCCACAGTGCCCGCCACATCGGCGCCTTTCCACGTGAACCGGAACCGTCCTTATCGGGGCCACGGTAGCCCTCGACAAGGACGGTTCGGCGCGCAGGGTCGCCGCCGGTGTCACACGTTGACGCGCGGCTTCTCCGGCTCGGCCTCTTCTGCGGCCTGCTTGCGGGACGCCCGCAGGCTGGTCACGGTGGTCACCGCGAGCACCGCGACAATCACCCCGAGGGAGACCGGAATGGAGATCTCCGGCACGTGCACCCCGGTCTCGTGCAGCGCGTGCAGCACCAGCTTGACGCCGATGAAGCCGAGGATCACCGACAGCCCGTAGGACAGGTGCACCAGCTTCTTGAGCAGCCCGCCGATCAGGAAGTACAGCTGCCGCAGGCCCATCAGGGCGAAGGCGTTGGCGGTGAAGACGATGTACGGGTCCTGGGTGAGACCGAAGATCGCCGGGATCGAGTCCAGCGCGAAGAGCACATCGGTGGTGCCGATCGCGAGCATCACCACGAGCATCGGGGTCATCAGCCGCTTGCCGTTCTCGGTGATGAACAGCCGCGTGCCGTGGTAGCGGTCGGTCGACGGGATCCGCTTCTCGACCGCCTTGAGCAGCCGGTTCTCCTCGAACTCCTCCTCCTCGTCGGACTCGGCGCGGGCTTCCTTGATCAGCTTCCACGCGGTCCAGATCAAGAACGCGCCGAAGATGAAGAAGACCCAGGAGAAGCTGGCGATGATGGTGGCACCGGCCGCGATGAAGACAGCACGCAGCACCAGTGCGATCAGCACACCGACCAGCAGCACCCGCTGCTGGTACTTCGTGGGCACCGCGAACTTCGCCATGATCAGCACGAAGACGAAGAGGTTGTCGACGCTGAGCGATTTCTCGGTGATGTATCCGGCGAAGAACTCACCGGCCGGCTGGCCGCCGCTGAAGAACAGCAGGCCGAGGCCGAAGAGACCGGCGAGTGCCACCCAGACCACGGTCCATATTCCGGCCTCGCGCATGGACACGTCGTGCGGGGTGCGGCCGATCAGGAAATCGGCGGCGATCAGGGCACACAGTCCTGCGATCGTGAGCGCCCAGAGGGTAAGGGAAACGTCCACTGATCCTCCGGTGATGGGTCGGTCCTCAAAAGGTACACGAATCACCAAGGAAGAGTAAAGCCAGTCCCAAAACCGCTGGTCAGAACTCCTTTACGGTAAAGGACAATTGGTGCAGCACCTGGGTCAGCACCTGACTGCCGGGCGGCACCAGCGCCGGTTCGTAACTCCACGCGTGCCCGACCCAGGGATCGGCGAGATGGTCGCTGGGCAGCGGGGTCAGCCGCAGCAGCGCACGCCACAGCGGGTCGAGCACCGGCCCGTACTGCTCGGCGTCCTCCCGGTCGGCGACCAGCAGCAGATGCACCCCGACCGGAGGCCCCTCGTCGGCGAGGTACCGCAGCTGGGTGACGGCCCGGTCGTCGAAGCCGTACGGGAACTCGTTGACGATCAGCAGCTGCTCGGCGGTGTCGAAGCCGGGCGGCAGCGCGTCGGGCGCGCCCCCGCGCAACGCCATCTGCAGCAGGTCCACCCGCTCGGTCAGCCGGGTCAGCACCTCGCTCACCCCGGCGGCCCCGGCGGCGGCAGGCGGCCGGACCAGGGCGCCGCCGGAGGAGAGCGGGGCCAGCGGGGCCGCTCCCGAGCCGGCCGGGTCCAGGGTGTGCACGACGAAGCCGCCGGCCGGGTACGAGGCGAGCAGCCGGGCGGCGATGGCGACCGCGGTCTCCACCGCCAGCCGGCGGTCCTCGAAGCTGTCGATCCACAGGCCGCGCTCCAGCGGCAGCCGGGCCAGCAGCGGGATGCACAGCTCGGGCGCCTCCGGCAGCGTGAGGCCGCCGAGACGGACCGCCATCGGCGGCTCGGAAGGCACCCGGTAGGCGTGCCAGACCGGGTTCTCCCAGCCGGCGAAGGGCGCCGGCAGTGCCGGCTCGACCACCTCGGCCTCGGCGGTCAGCTGGGCGAGGTCCCGGTCCAGCACCGCTCTCGCCTGGTCGACCAGCGCCACCTGCTTGAGCTGGGCTTCGTCCCGGGCGGCGTCGGCGGCGGGGCCGCCGCGGGTGCGGGGGTCGGCGAGCAGCCGGTCGAGCTCCTGCTCGTAGCGGGACTGGGCGAAGTCGGCGGCGCTGCGGTACGCGGCGACGGAACGGGCCAGGTCCTCGAACATGCCCCAGATCTGGTTGTGCAGCCGCTCCTCCATCGTCCAGCCGGAGGCGTCGCCGGCCACCGGGACGGGCGGGGCGCCGCGGTCGGGCGGGGCCGGCGGCTCGTACTCCGGCGCCGGGGGGACCTGGCCGGGGAAGGCGGGTATGGGCGGTGCCTGCGGCGGTACCGGCTGCGCCGGGGCGGGCTGAGCGGCGCCGCCCGGGCGCGGCGGGACCGCGGCGGCGGTACGGCGGCGGGGGTGGCGGTAGTCGATGCCGGCGGTGGTGGCGGCATCCCCGCCGGGCGGGGCGGGGATGCCGCCACCGGCGCCGGCTGTCGGTGGGACCGGCCGGCCCGACGGCGCTGCCTGGCCGCTCTGACCCGCGTGACCGGTCTGGCTCGCCTGGGCCCCCTGACCCGCCTGACCCGTCTGACCCGTCTGGCTGGGGAGCGCCACCGAACGGGACTGCTCCCGCTCCACCGCCGCGTGGATCTCCCCGGCCACCGTGACCGCCTCCGGCACGCCCTGGTCGAGCAGGAGCGCGGGCAGGCCGCCGGCGTACCCCTGGCCGACCGCGCGGACCTTCCAGGCGCCCTGCCTGCGGTACAGCTCCAGCGCCAGCAGCGCCGTCTCCGTGCCGAGCCCGGTGATGGTGAAGCCGGCCGCGGGGATGCCGTCCAGGGTGGTGACGGCGAGGTGCGGGGCGGGGGCGGCGCCGAAGTCCTGCGGTCCGCCGGGGCGCCCGGTGGGCAGCGCCAGCAGGACATGCACCCTCCGCACCGGCTCCGGCATGGCCCCGAGATCCAGCGCCAGCCGGTGGTCGGCGGCGGCCTGCCGGGGGACCTCGATGCCGGGAAGGTGGGGCGTGCCGGGGTGGGCGAGCCACCCCTGCTCGCCGACGACCCGGCCCTGCTCGTCCCCGAGGGTGACCGCGGCCACCACCGGGGTGCCCGCCGACACCCGGATCTCCAGCCGGTTGCCGGGCAGCCGGTGGTTCTGCCCGCGGACCAGTTCGGCGCTCATCTCGGCCGCCCCCGTTCCCGTCTACGTGTTCTCTTGTGCCGGTCGGTCGTGGTGTCACCCGCGCCCTGACCGCCCGTGCCCTTACAGCGCGGGCAGTATGGCCGGGATGAGGTCCTGGAAGGTGCGTCCGTTGGCGGGCGTGCCGATCGCCGTCATCGTCCAGCCGCCCTGACCCCGCTGCACCTTGGCCATGATCTGCGCGGTGTAGGCACCGCCGCCGGTGAGTGTGTAGCGGGCCAGCTCCTGGCCGTTGGTCTCGTCCACCAGCCGGCAGAACGCGTTCTGCACCTCGGCGAAGGTCTGTCCGGTGAAGGAGTTCACCGTGAAGACGATCTGGTCGACGTGGACCGGGACCCGCGACAGGTCCACCAGGATCGACTCGTCGTCGCCGCCCTGCCCGGCGCCGCCGACCACGTTGTCCCCGGTGTGGCGGACGGAGCCGTCGTCGCTCGTCAGGTGGCGGAAGAAGACCACGTCGACCGGCTGCTTGTCGGCGAAGAGCACCGCGGAGGCGTCGAGGTCGATCTCCCGGGTGCGGCTGCCGAAGAGCCCGCGGCGCGGCGCGGCCTGCCAGCCCAGTCCCATCCTGACCGCGGTCAGCGATCCCCCGTCGGCCTTGCTCAGGCTGATCTTCTGACCCTTGGTCATATTGACCGTCACGCGCTGTCCCCTCTCACCCGTCACATCGTGTGGCGTTCGTGCCCCGACACTAACAAGACGCCGCCCAGGGGTATCCCGGTTCGGCGGAAGGAGATTTCCGCCGTTTCATGGCTGATGACCGGGCACCGGACCGCGCCCGCGCGCGGTCCGGTCTCACGGGTCCCGCTACACCATGCCCGCCTCACGCATCTGGCGGAGTTCCTTCTTCAGCTCGCCGAGTTCGTCGCGGAGCCGGGCGGCCACCTCGAACTGCAGCTCGGCGGCGGCGGCGTGCATCTGCTCGGTGAGCTGCGCGATGAGGTCGGCGAGTTCCTCGGCGGGCAGCGGGGCACCGGAGCGCTTGCCCTTGGCCTTGGCCGATAGCCCCGGCACGGGGGCCTTGCCGCGCGAGCGCTGCCGGCCGGAGCCCAGCAGCTCCTCGGTGTCGGCGTCCTCGCGGGCGAAGGAGTCGAGGATGCCGGCGATCTTCTTCCGCAGCGGCTGCGGGTCCAGGCCGCGCTCGGTGTTGTACGCGATCTGCTTCTCGCGGCGCCGGTTGGTCTCGTCGATGGCCTTCTCCATCGCCGGGGTGATCCGGTCGGCGTACATGTGCACCTCACCGGAGACGTTGCGCGCGGCGCGGCCGATGGTCTGGATCAGCGAGGTGCCGGAGCGCAGGAAGCCCTCCTTGTCGGCGTCGAGGATGGCCACCAGCGACACCTCGGGCAGGTCCAGGCCCTCCCGCAGCAGGTTGATGCCGACCAGCACGTCGTACTCGCCGGCCCGCAGTTCGTGCAGCAGCTCGACCCGGCGCAGGGTGTCGATGTCGCTGTGCAGATAGCGGACCTGGACACCGAGCTCCAGCAGGTAGTCGGTGAGGTCCTCGGACATCTTCTTGGTGAGGGTGGTGACCAGGACCCGCTCGTCCCTCTCGGTGCGCAGCCGGATCTCGTGCACCAGGTCGTCGATCTGGCCCTCGGTCGGCTTGACGATCACCTGCGGGTCGACCAGGCCGGTCGGCCGGATGATCTGCTCGACCACGCCCTTGCCGCGGGAGAGCTCGTACGGGCCCGGGGTCGCGGACAGGT
Protein-coding regions in this window:
- a CDS encoding TerD family protein → MTVNMTKGQKISLSKADGGSLTAVRMGLGWQAAPRRGLFGSRTREIDLDASAVLFADKQPVDVVFFRHLTSDDGSVRHTGDNVVGGAGQGGDDESILVDLSRVPVHVDQIVFTVNSFTGQTFAEVQNAFCRLVDETNGQELARYTLTGGGAYTAQIMAKVQRGQGGWTMTAIGTPANGRTFQDLIPAILPAL
- a CDS encoding cytochrome c oxidase assembly protein, producing MAGTVALPELTGSRFFASWQVDGFALAAVLLLGAAYAYGVRRRLRAGERWPLWRVLAFYVLGLGTLVIATMSALAVYDQVLFWPAAVQNILLDLFAPLGLALGDPLALASPAGRLRRAFASTPARVLTYPLVSSVLVLISELTIYFTPYFSHALGNPGIRQLMHLQLLLTGCLFVLPMLSRQELLPRWCSHPVRAALVFFDGLFDSVPGIVVMTSGTLVAGHWYTTHPRTWGPSVQHDQMLGGGLMITLAELVSLPFVLAVFFEWWRAEREKTAALDARLDREAAAQAPPAPAGVAAPASSASSAPSSTSAAATAAAAAVPEMTRPWWETDQGEVGMRMRGES
- a CDS encoding helix-turn-helix transcriptional regulator — translated: MKSSRLLSILLLLQTRGRMTAAQLAAELEVSERTVYRDVEALHVSGVPLYGDAGHRGGYQLLAGYRTRLTGLTPDEAEALFLSGVPGPAAELGLGRALAAAQLKVRAALPPELREQADRIRSRFHLDAPGWFAVDEEVPYLGQVADAVWHNRVLDVRYRRWKEPTDVERRLEPYGLVLKAGRWYTVAAGETGLRTYRVDRILALTVRDETFEPPAGFDLAAHWHRRQADFLAQLGRFEAEVRLTPQAAARLGGPAGRALAATAVPDTDGLLRLTLPVESLEQAESDILALGTSVEVLGPPELRARLAATTRALAERYR
- a CDS encoding Rieske (2Fe-2S) protein, with the protein product MSAEPPAETAAPPPLGRRTVLRGAAGAGAAGAAGLGLAACGKTSSDLPTKPVDLGASSDVPVGGAKLYRDDKVVVAQPQQGTFKAFSAVCTHQGCVVDSVDGTTISCPCHGSQFNALTGAVLQGPATRALPAVTVKETGGRLTAG
- the uvrA gene encoding excinuclease ABC subunit UvrA, with product MRTGVADRLTIRGAREHNLRNVSLDLPRDSLIVFTGLSGSGKSSLAFDTIFAEGQRRYVESLSSYARQFLGQMDKPDVDFIEGLSPAVSIDQKSTSRNPRSTVGTITEVYDYLRLLFARIGKPHCPECGRPIARQSPQAIVDKVLELEEGSRFQVLSPLVRERKGEFVDLFGDLQTKGYSRARVDGVTVQLTDPPKLKKQEKHTIEVVIDRLTVKSSAKRRLTDSVETALGLSGGMVILDFVDLPEDDPQRERMFSEHLYCPYDDLSFEELEPRSFSFNSPFGACPDCTGIGSRMEVDPELIVPDDQKSLDEGAIAPWTGGMTKSYFDRLVKGLAQELGFRTDIPFAGLPARARKALLHGHKSEVRIAYKTRYGRERAYNAQFEGAIPFVKRRHQDSESDSSRERFEGYMREVPCPTCKGARLKPLVLAVTVQDRSIADISAMSITDCAEFLGAMKLNARDKKIAERVLKEVNERLRFLVDVGLDYLSLNRAAGTLSGGEAQRIRLATQIGSGLVGVLYVLDEPSIGLHQRDNHRLIETLVRLRDLGNTLIVVEHDEDTIKTADWVVDIGPGAGEHGGKVVHSGSLKELLENDESLTGQYLSGKRSIPTPEARRPLDRSRQLTVHGAREHNLQDIDVSFPLGVLTAVTGVSGSGKSTLVNDILYTHLARELNGARSVPGRHTRVDGDDLVDKVVHVDQSPIGRTPRSNPATYTGVFDNVRKLFAETMEAKVRGYLPGRFSFNVKGGRCENCAGDGTIKIEMNFLPDVYVPCEVCHGARYNRETLEVHYKGKSIAEVLDMPIEEALDFFEAVPNISRHLRTLNEVGLGYVRLGQSAPTLSGGEAQRVKLASELQKRSTGRTVYVLDEPTTGLHFEDISKLIKVLSGLVDKGNTVIVIEHNLDVIKTADWVIDMGPEGGNGGGLLVAEGTPEQIAGVPASHTGKFLRDILSPEAVSDATVPAPRKRAAAKRAAPARKRAASKA
- a CDS encoding TerC family protein, with the protein product MDVSLTLWALTIAGLCALIAADFLIGRTPHDVSMREAGIWTVVWVALAGLFGLGLLFFSGGQPAGEFFAGYITEKSLSVDNLFVFVLIMAKFAVPTKYQQRVLLVGVLIALVLRAVFIAAGATIIASFSWVFFIFGAFLIWTAWKLIKEARAESDEEEEFEENRLLKAVEKRIPSTDRYHGTRLFITENGKRLMTPMLVVMLAIGTTDVLFALDSIPAIFGLTQDPYIVFTANAFALMGLRQLYFLIGGLLKKLVHLSYGLSVILGFIGVKLVLHALHETGVHVPEISIPVSLGVIVAVLAVTTVTSLRASRKQAAEEAEPEKPRVNV
- a CDS encoding TerD family protein, whose translation is MSAELVRGQNHRLPGNRLEIRVSAGTPVVAAVTLGDEQGRVVGEQGWLAHPGTPHLPGIEVPRQAAADHRLALDLGAMPEPVRRVHVLLALPTGRPGGPQDFGAAPAPHLAVTTLDGIPAAGFTITGLGTETALLALELYRRQGAWKVRAVGQGYAGGLPALLLDQGVPEAVTVAGEIHAAVEREQSRSVALPSQTGQTGQAGQGAQASQTGHAGQSGQAAPSGRPVPPTAGAGGGIPAPPGGDAATTAGIDYRHPRRRTAAAVPPRPGGAAQPAPAQPVPPQAPPIPAFPGQVPPAPEYEPPAPPDRGAPPVPVAGDASGWTMEERLHNQIWGMFEDLARSVAAYRSAADFAQSRYEQELDRLLADPRTRGGPAADAARDEAQLKQVALVDQARAVLDRDLAQLTAEAEVVEPALPAPFAGWENPVWHAYRVPSEPPMAVRLGGLTLPEAPELCIPLLARLPLERGLWIDSFEDRRLAVETAVAIAARLLASYPAGGFVVHTLDPAGSGAAPLAPLSSGGALVRPPAAAGAAGVSEVLTRLTERVDLLQMALRGGAPDALPPGFDTAEQLLIVNEFPYGFDDRAVTQLRYLADEGPPVGVHLLLVADREDAEQYGPVLDPLWRALLRLTPLPSDHLADPWVGHAWSYEPALVPPGSQVLTQVLHQLSFTVKEF
- a CDS encoding MBL fold metallo-hydrolase — translated: MVYTGQVTVGGAPDVHELKDLIISKVAVGPMSNNAYVLRCRATGEQLLIDAANEPETLLEVIGPDGIGAVVTTHQHGDHWQALRAVVDATGARTYAGRDDAPGIPVPTTDPVDDGDTISFGEVRLTARHLVGHTPGSIALIYDDPHGHPHVFTGDCLFPGGVGNTHDDPAAFASLLGDVTAKLFDVLPDESWVYPGHGNDTTLGDERPHLAQWRERGW